A section of the Labrus bergylta chromosome 21, fLabBer1.1, whole genome shotgun sequence genome encodes:
- the eef2k gene encoding eukaryotic elongation factor 2 kinase isoform X2 encodes MEDDLMFSMEEEEEGSAKRPPVQRSAHHQRAHSVGDANASDDDDEDHFICPILDDSAKEICHYLKDLVHTRQLSNSLPKTNFVFKNESETVEEPRSYKVLSESARDAWKHAIEKAKAMPDPWAQFHLEEIQTEPCTRYRYNAITGEWAQDQVHIKMGAQPFGKGAMRECFRTKKLSNFSHSSNWKSASNYVAKRYMEEVDRGVYFEDVRLQMEAKLWGEEFNRHRPPKQVDIMQMCVVEMAERPDKPLFHLEHYIEGKYIKYNSNSGFVRDDNIRLTPQAFSHFSFERSGHQLIVVDIQGVGDLYTDPQIHTEKGTDFGDGNLGVRGMALFFHSHLCNKICKSMGLTPFDISPAEKSQMDSTNKLLKSAQTVLRGCEEPCGSPRVRTISVGRAPPLLSRLSETSSADESMSDVDSVPCSPLILPCSPLAASGYMGKSPFGYTLTGMYEYERLNNNNTGEHKESDSGSDSGYPSERRSEGDPNDNVDGANHRSHRHYSESDEDSFRRLTEENWSFYHSSRAHVHRSSCVATEVERLNALLQTKIGQSNLGKVHLAMVRYHEAGRFCEKDEQWDQDSAMFHLERAALCGELEAIVALGQCYMQLPHHILPDLKFEDNAGNRMKGFKYLLLAAEAGERSAMITVARGFDTGISLPADRKQDWKEAIHWYDGVLNTTDHDEGGEFDGTQDEPRHLLLAREAEMYQEGGHNLTADPQRAGDLFTEAAEAAMAAMKGRLANQYYMKAEEAWALMEE; translated from the exons ATGGAGGATGACCTGATGTtcagcatggaggaggaggaggagggcagcgcCAAGAGACCCCCTGTCCAACGCAGCGCCCACCACCAGCGGGCGCACTCTGTCGGTGACGCCAATGCCAGTGACGACGATGACGAAGACCACTTCATCTGCCCCATCCTGGACGACTCAGCCAAAGAGATCTGCCACTACCTGAAGGACCTTGTTCACACCCGGCAGCTGTCAAACTCTCTCCCAAAGACCAACTTTGTTTTCAAG AATGAATCAGAAACAGTGGAAGAACCTAGGTCGTATAAGGTTTTGTCCGAGAGTGCACGG GATGCATGGAAACATGCAATAGAGAAGGCCAAAGCCATGCCCGACCCCTGGGCTCAGTTTCACCTGGAGGAAATCCAGACTGAACCCTGCACTCGTTACAG GTACAACGCCATCACAGGAGAATGGGCTCAAGACCAGGTCCACATAAAGATGGGTGCCCAG CCGTTTGGGAAAGGGGCCATGAGGGAGTGCTTCAGAAC GAAGAAACTCTCCAATTTCTCACACAGCAGCAACTGGAAGTCGGCGTCCAATTATGTGGCCAAGCGTTACATGGAGGAAGTGGACAGAGGTGTTTACTTTGAGGACGTCCGGCTGCAAATGGAGGCCAAACTCTGGGGAGAGGAGTTCAACCGTCACCGACCTCCTAAACAG GTTGACATCATGCAGATGTGCGTTGTGGAGATGGCAGAAAGACCAGATAAACCTCTCTTCCACCTGGAACATTACATCGAGGGCAAATACATCAAATACAACTCCAACTCAGGCTTTGTGAGGGACGACAACATTCGTCTCACTCCACAG GCCTTTAGTCACTTCAGCTTTGAGCGATCGGGTCACCAGCTGATCGTTGTTGACATCCAGGGAGTCGGAGATCTCTACACTGACCCTCAGATCCACACAGAGAAGGGCACCGACTTTGGAGATGGAAATCTAG GTGTGCGAGGCATGGCGCTGTTCTTCCACTCCCACCTGTGTAACAAGATCTGCAAGAGTATGGGCCTGACGCCTTTCGATATTTCACCTGCGGAGAAGTCCCAGATGGACTCCACCAACAAACTGCTC AAGTCGGCTCAGACGGTGCTGCGGGGCTGTGAGGAGCCCTGTGGCTCTCCTCGTGTTCGCACCATTTCAGTGGGCCGGGCTCCTCCTTTGCTGTCCCGCCTGTCTGAGACGTCGTCTGCAGACGAGAGCATGAGCGACGTGGACTCTGTGCCCTGCTCCCCTCTCATCCTGCCCTGTTCCCCACTGGCTGCATCAGGATATATGGGAAAGTCCCCCTTTG GATACACTTTAACTGGGATGTATGAATATGAACGActcaacaataacaacacaggTGAACACAAG GAATCCGACAGCGGAAGTGACAGCGGCTACCCCAGCGAGAGGAGGAGTGAAGGCGACCCAAATGACAACGTAGACGGG GCCAATCATCGCTCCCACAGACATTACTCTGAGTCGGATGAGGACAGTTTCAGACGG CTGACTGAGGAAAACTGGAGTTTCTACCACTCGTCTCGCGCTCACGTCCACAGATCGTCCTGCGTGGCCACAGAGGTGGAGCGGCTCAACGCTCTGCTGCAGACAAAGATTGGCCAGTCGAACCTCGGGAAG GTCCACTTGGCGATGGTGCGGTACCACGAGGCGGGTCGTTTCTGTGAGAAGGACGAGCAGTGGGATCAGGACTCGGCCATGTTCCACCTGGagagagcagctctgtgtggAGAGCTGGAGGCCATTGTAGCGTTAGGACAGTGCTACATGCAGCtgcctcatcacatcctgcctGACTTGAAGTTCGAG GATAATGCAGGAAACAGGATGAAGGGTTTTAAATATCTGCTGCTGGCAGCCGAGGCTGGAGAGAGATCGGCTATGATCACAGTGGCCAGAGGCTTTGACACTGGGATCAGTCTGCCAGCTGACAG aaaGCAGGACTGGAAGGAGGCGATCCACTGGTACGACGGAGTGTTGAACACGACAGACCACGATGAGGGGGGAGAGTTTGATGGGACGCAGGACGAGCCTCGACACCTGCTGCTGGCCAGAGAGGCAGAGATGTACCAAGAAGGAGGACACAACCTCACTGCTGACCCACAGAGAGCAG GTGATCTGTTCACAGAAGCGGCAGAAGCTGCCATGGCGGCCATGAAAGGTCGACTGGCAAACCAGTACTACATGAAAGCTGAAGAAGCCTGGGCGCTAATGGAGGAGTAA